The following proteins are co-located in the Styela clava chromosome 15, kaStyClav1.hap1.2, whole genome shotgun sequence genome:
- the LOC120334624 gene encoding protein FAM200C-like, with product MKIVGEKSFRQSSSAEVVEASYEIANMIARAKKPHNIGETLIKPCMLKAASLLLGEKNSKKLANISLSDSTIKPRIDELAKNIELQVIEKIHSSPCFAIQCDETTDLTQLSQLMVYVRFIGSTSIEEEMLFCKPLETTTKAEDVFEAVAAYFDSNAIKWENIVGICTDGAPAMLGSRSGFVSRMKQRSPIAIGTHCVIHREALASRTLPPALDDKLAVVIRIVNFVKATPVKSR from the coding sequence ATGAAGATTGTGGGTGAAAAGAGCTTTCGCCAATCCTCATCTGCTGAAGTAGTTGAAGCGTCTTACGAGATAGCTAATATGATTGCTCGTGCAAAGAAACCCCACAATATTGGTGAAACCTTGATCAAACCATGCATGCTAAAAGCAGCCAGCCTTTTGTTGGGAGAGAAAAACAGCAAGAAGCTAGCGAATATTTCTCTATCCGATTCCACGATAAAACCGCGCATTGATGAACTCGCAAAGAATATCGAATTGCAGGTTATCGAAAAGATACATTCATCACCTTGTTTCGCCATTCAATGTGATGAGACAACTGATTTAACCCAATTGTCTCAGCTGATGGTCTACGTCCGTTTTATCGGATCTACAAGCATTGAAGAGGAAATGTTGTTTTGCAAACCCCTTGAAACCACCACCAAAGCGGAAGATGTGTTCGAAGCTGTTGCTGCGTATTTTGACAGCAACGCCATCAAATGGGAGAACATTGTGGGAATATGCACTGATGGGGCCCCTGCAATGCTTGGGTCACGAAGTGGATTTGTTAGCAGGATGAAGCAGAGAAGCCCCATCGCAATCGGAACTCACTGTGTAATTCACAGGGAAGCTCTGGCATCCAGGACCTTGCCTCCTGCATTGGATGACAAGCTTGCTGTTGTCATACGAATTGTTAACTTCGTCAAAGCAACACCAGTCAAATCGAGGTAG
- the LOC120334623 gene encoding protein FAM200C-like translates to MDSDHEALLFHMAVRWLSKGNMLSRVYEMWEEVKLFLEAQGKQDLLLSFASDSFQLGLAYLVEIFEALNLLNRLLQGNNTSRIDHYDAIHTFIAKLGLWLRRVERGNAASFPTLDAALDENKADLKGKLKTEVEAHLQLLKQEFDISQRYFPDLANTELPDWKMTRNLFRLNEDILPDALQDEFLEMKCNSIAKDDFESMPLNDFWVKYMGVYKNVGKVALRTLTPFSATYLCESGFSALVSVKKSS, encoded by the coding sequence ATGGATTCTGATCATGAGGCTCTTCTGTTTCACATGGCGGTTCGATGGCTGTCAAAAGGTAATATGTTATCTCGCGTTTATGAGATGTGGGAGGAAGTGAAGCTATTCCTCGAAGCGCAGGGAAAACAGGACCTCCTGCTGTCATTCGCGTCAGACAGTTTTCAACTTGGGTTGGCATACcttgttgaaatttttgaagCCCTGAATCTTCTCAATAGATTATTACAAGGCAATAATACCAGCCGAATAGATCACTACGATGCCATACATACGTTCATAGCAAAACTTGGACTATGGCTTCGTCGAGTTGAAAGGGGAAACGCGGCATCATTTCCTACCCTCGACGCTGCCCTTGATGAAAACAAGGCTGATCTGAAGGGAAAACTAAAGACTGAAGTGGAAGCCCATCTCCAGCTATTGAAGCAGGAATTCGATATTTCCCAGCGATATTTCCCAGACCTGGCTAACACTGAACTACCAGATTGGAAAATGACCAGGAATCTCTTTCGTCTCAATGAAGACATTCTGCCTGACGCTTTGCAGGATGAATTCTTGGAGATGAAGTGCAACTCCATTGCAAAAGATGACTTCGAATCAATGCCTCTCAACGATTTTTGGGTGAAATACATGGGCGTGTATAAAAATGTTGGTAAAGTGGCTTTGCGTACTCTAACACCATTTTCTGCCACTTATCTATGTGAAAGTGGCTTCTCTGCACTTGTGAGTGTCAAAAAAAGCTCGTAA